A window of the Butyricimonas faecalis genome harbors these coding sequences:
- a CDS encoding toll/interleukin-1 receptor domain-containing protein: MAYKYQLIFLGDIKNNACDTIKACFFDKIHSIGLKNNMFEVIYNETFYKKYLNKQPSFVFYFGNINHSEKDIEVLKVLLDNGDAILPIYFGENFEAEVPKVIHIMNGRQYFADDIEKYINYAFESMRLLRENRKLFISYRRTDSSAVANQLFDAFVRNNYDVFLDTYSINPAKNFQEELHHRMTDCDVLVQLYTNDFKNSKWCNEEIVSANQKQIGVVEIIWPDCTPDIHNLLCAPIQLTQKMFMNEDFHNGSCRITEECIENIVNTVESVRARNLAARQDNLVGEFVKEARKQGRQLIQEYRYLVETLKDGRIRLFIPAIGIPQSYDCFDSLRFRKLLDNEKIELFLIYDDLRIRKK, encoded by the coding sequence ATGGCATATAAATACCAACTTATTTTCCTGGGAGATATTAAGAATAATGCTTGCGATACAATAAAAGCTTGCTTTTTCGACAAGATTCATAGCATAGGTTTAAAAAACAATATGTTTGAGGTAATCTATAATGAAACTTTTTATAAAAAGTATTTGAACAAACAGCCATCTTTCGTATTCTATTTTGGCAATATAAATCATTCAGAAAAAGATATCGAAGTATTAAAGGTTCTCCTTGATAATGGGGATGCTATTTTGCCAATATATTTTGGTGAGAATTTTGAAGCAGAAGTTCCTAAAGTCATTCATATAATGAATGGAAGACAATATTTTGCAGATGATATTGAAAAATATATCAACTATGCATTTGAATCAATGAGGTTATTGAGAGAAAACCGGAAACTATTCATTAGTTATCGCCGGACGGACTCTTCTGCTGTAGCCAACCAATTGTTTGATGCTTTTGTCCGCAACAATTACGATGTATTTCTGGATACATATTCTATCAATCCTGCTAAAAATTTTCAAGAAGAATTACACCATCGAATGACGGATTGCGATGTATTAGTCCAACTTTACACCAATGATTTTAAGAACAGCAAGTGGTGCAATGAGGAAATTGTATCAGCAAATCAAAAACAAATTGGAGTAGTTGAAATTATTTGGCCTGATTGCACCCCTGACATACACAATTTATTATGCGCACCTATTCAATTAACACAAAAAATGTTTATGAACGAGGACTTCCATAATGGATCTTGTCGCATTACTGAAGAATGTATTGAGAACATTGTAAATACAGTAGAATCCGTTAGAGCTAGAAACCTCGCTGCTAGACAAGACAATCTTGTGGGAGAATTTGTCAAAGAAGCTCGCAAACAAGGGAGACAACTTATACAAGAGTATCGCTATCTTGTAGAGACTTTAAAAGATGGCAGAATTAGATTGTTTATCCCGGCAATAGGAATTCCACAATCTTATGACTGTTTCGATTCTCTACGTTTTAGAAAATTGCTTGATAATGAGAAAATCGAATTATTCCTTATATATGATGACTTGCGCATTCGTAAGAAATGA
- a CDS encoding YdeI/OmpD-associated family protein, which yields MEIINLLDFVDRIELRNWLEVNHNHAKSCWVVTSRSKQPTYECIPYIEVVEEALCFGWIDSTLKKLPDGRLAQRLSPRRKGSHWTELNKERCINLEDRGLMTDAGRQAFEKAYSYEIVPNGSLMEERIMKHNKELRPGLYK from the coding sequence ATGGAAATTATCAATCTACTGGACTTCGTAGACCGCATTGAATTGAGAAACTGGTTAGAGGTTAATCATAACCATGCGAAATCGTGTTGGGTTGTAACTTCACGCTCTAAACAGCCCACATATGAATGTATTCCATACATTGAGGTTGTTGAAGAAGCATTGTGTTTCGGGTGGATTGATTCAACTCTAAAGAAATTGCCAGACGGACGCCTTGCCCAGCGGCTTTCACCTCGTCGTAAAGGAAGTCATTGGACTGAGTTAAACAAAGAACGTTGTATTAATCTTGAAGATCGAGGACTTATGACAGATGCCGGACGCCAAGCCTTTGAGAAAGCCTATTCTTACGAAATAGTCCCTAATGGTTCTCTTATGGAAGAAAGAATCATGAAGCATAATAAGGAATTAAGACCGGGATTATACAAGTAA
- a CDS encoding helix-turn-helix domain-containing protein gives MKTEIDLYVIAKVREYRLKAKHTQESLSYTLGYTRTFISNFENGPKKYNMNQLNKIAKVLKCSPKDFLPQDPL, from the coding sequence ATGAAAACAGAGATAGATTTATACGTAATTGCTAAGGTGCGTGAATACAGATTAAAGGCTAAACATACCCAAGAATCTCTTTCTTATACTTTAGGGTATACTCGAACATTTATTAGTAATTTTGAAAATGGTCCTAAAAAATATAATATGAATCAACTGAATAAGATTGCTAAAGTTCTTAAATGTTCTCCTAAAGATTTTCTGCCACAAGACCCGTTGTAA
- a CDS encoding SusC/RagA family TonB-linked outer membrane protein, whose amino-acid sequence MKKMDCQRKSILNLRVVSIMFFAFFAYVPLMVKSEPLQANSIQQDSIVRHLIKGKILNKKKGPLPGVTARLDSTLIGTSSDNNGNFRMFLPINKGRLVFSFIGYKTKTIPFSKADTLLNVILEEEVSELDEVQVIAYGEQSRRNRVGSMSVVKADEIKDLPSSSINNLLQGRAAGVDVTNMTGAPGGGGSPIVIRGYNSLAVEKERITSDPLWIIDGVPMFSYTSELTGLNTIAEIDTKDIESIQILKDAASAAIYGSRAANGVIIVTTKKGHRNQAPTFTVNISQTWVTRPSLPDITTGNRERRHRMQAMENYRESVYDEETNMYRPVQSYEDSYKNNKNYNLFWNNGDGLDIPIVQDSLNKFYNNSTNLFDYYFRTGKVTDANIQISGGSNTIAYHVGLGYYSETGVLRNTGFNRVKLITNLFIKPSESIESNIRFYLARTGRNRAGKGHDAYNFSNDRSDLETIPDELLSTSTLMPGPGTKAFDETVRRFNEIKEKNESYRLRSSFDLAYTIVEGLKLKSSLAVDFSMQDQNIFIPSDLNVDLNSYSAGNNTIKMMWLNENLLSYNKIFTDNHSIDFLLGLSFQGDIAKSKGGYGKGAPSNLIQYVTWSGNVYDTEKDLQLKDFNSSLERSTMVGMFGRVAYNYKQKYFLSVTLRRDASSKFGENTRWGTFPSYAIAYTFTEEPYMDWARDFLDFGKIRLSYGKSGKQFEYPYFAFGVLIVNNIPFHGNQTITPYWPNGLINPKLSWEETKQFDAGLDLEFFGNRLSLELDYYYRYTDKLLAQVTLPGDYNAYTAQWQNAYAISNQGIELQIKADLIRSEKLHWDFSFNIARNWNRLEKSNNGMDFNNLASKHNLNIIGKPLNGIYVFNDKGYYNSQDEVPLYYVNGRRKYLSSLGNQIYSPGDRRIQDVDGNGQVATIIPLLEDRVYGGSPLPLAFGGIASTLKWKGIDVNLLFSYKLGRHVLNAGRGASVGTILRANTAEMMVPILADLDKVSFWQKPGDNADFPINELENGKNNFATNLKSNVEKINYLKLKSISIGYILPVFPKQSKHYARVFMSVENVFTITNSSSPDPESIDIVTGVDSNNNYPLATRFTLGLTLNL is encoded by the coding sequence ATGAAAAAAATGGATTGTCAGCGCAAATCTATTCTGAATTTGCGTGTAGTCAGTATTATGTTTTTCGCATTCTTCGCTTACGTCCCTTTGATGGTAAAAAGCGAGCCTTTACAAGCGAATTCGATCCAACAGGATTCTATTGTCAGACATCTTATAAAGGGGAAAATCCTGAACAAGAAAAAAGGGCCATTGCCCGGTGTCACCGCGCGACTGGATAGCACTCTGATAGGAACGTCCTCGGATAATAACGGGAATTTCCGGATGTTTCTCCCGATCAACAAGGGGCGTCTTGTTTTTTCTTTTATCGGGTATAAAACAAAAACGATTCCTTTTAGTAAGGCAGACACGTTACTGAATGTCATTCTGGAAGAGGAAGTATCCGAGCTAGATGAAGTACAAGTCATCGCCTACGGGGAACAATCACGTCGGAATCGTGTCGGTTCCATGTCAGTCGTGAAGGCTGACGAGATCAAGGATCTCCCCTCCTCTTCTATCAATAACCTTTTACAAGGCCGGGCGGCCGGGGTGGATGTCACGAACATGACAGGGGCACCCGGGGGTGGCGGTTCTCCCATCGTTATCCGGGGTTATAACTCGCTGGCAGTAGAGAAAGAACGTATCACCTCGGACCCGTTATGGATCATTGACGGGGTTCCCATGTTCAGTTACACCTCCGAGCTTACCGGGCTAAACACGATTGCCGAGATTGACACCAAGGATATCGAGTCCATCCAAATACTAAAGGATGCGGCCTCAGCGGCGATTTACGGTTCCCGTGCGGCAAACGGCGTGATCATCGTGACCACCAAAAAAGGACACCGGAATCAAGCTCCCACGTTCACGGTAAATATATCGCAGACATGGGTTACTCGCCCCTCTTTACCGGATATTACCACGGGGAATAGGGAACGAAGACACAGGATGCAAGCCATGGAAAATTACCGGGAGTCCGTTTATGACGAAGAAACGAACATGTACCGCCCGGTTCAATCCTATGAAGATTCTTACAAAAACAACAAGAACTACAATTTATTCTGGAACAACGGTGACGGACTGGATATTCCTATCGTGCAAGATAGTCTGAACAAATTCTATAACAATTCCACGAATCTGTTCGACTATTATTTCCGAACCGGGAAAGTAACCGATGCCAATATCCAAATATCGGGAGGATCCAACACAATCGCTTATCATGTCGGACTGGGATATTACTCGGAAACGGGCGTGCTACGCAACACGGGATTTAACAGGGTTAAACTCATCACCAACTTGTTTATCAAACCCTCCGAAAGCATCGAAAGCAACATTCGTTTTTACTTGGCCCGTACCGGACGGAACAGGGCAGGCAAAGGGCATGATGCCTATAATTTCTCCAACGACCGAAGTGACTTGGAAACCATTCCGGATGAATTACTCTCGACCTCTACCCTCATGCCCGGCCCGGGAACGAAGGCTTTTGATGAAACAGTCCGACGTTTCAACGAGATTAAAGAGAAAAACGAATCTTACAGGCTAAGATCATCATTCGATTTGGCGTACACGATCGTGGAAGGCTTGAAACTGAAATCGTCTCTCGCTGTCGATTTCTCCATGCAAGACCAAAACATATTCATCCCTTCCGATCTAAACGTGGATCTCAACAGTTACTCGGCAGGCAACAACACGATCAAGATGATGTGGTTAAACGAGAATCTACTCTCTTACAACAAGATTTTTACTGACAATCATAGCATTGATTTCCTTCTCGGGCTCTCGTTCCAAGGAGACATCGCCAAGAGTAAGGGCGGGTATGGCAAAGGTGCGCCAAGTAACCTGATACAATACGTCACGTGGAGCGGTAACGTGTATGACACCGAGAAAGACTTACAATTAAAGGATTTCAACTCCAGTCTGGAAAGAAGCACGATGGTTGGTATGTTCGGACGGGTAGCCTACAACTACAAGCAGAAGTATTTCCTCTCCGTCACGCTCAGAAGGGATGCCAGCTCAAAGTTCGGGGAGAACACTCGCTGGGGGACATTCCCGTCATACGCTATTGCCTACACGTTCACCGAAGAACCATACATGGATTGGGCCCGAGATTTTCTGGACTTCGGGAAAATTCGATTGAGTTACGGGAAGTCCGGAAAACAGTTTGAATATCCTTATTTCGCTTTCGGAGTGCTAATAGTCAATAACATCCCTTTCCACGGCAACCAAACCATAACCCCTTACTGGCCGAACGGGTTAATAAATCCCAAACTAAGCTGGGAGGAAACCAAACAATTCGATGCGGGACTGGATTTGGAGTTTTTCGGTAACAGGCTGAGTTTAGAGCTTGACTATTATTATCGATACACGGATAAATTATTGGCACAAGTCACTCTGCCGGGAGATTATAATGCCTACACAGCCCAATGGCAAAATGCTTATGCGATCTCGAATCAAGGAATTGAACTACAAATCAAGGCAGACTTGATTCGATCGGAGAAACTGCACTGGGATTTCAGTTTTAATATCGCCCGTAACTGGAACCGATTGGAAAAAAGTAACAATGGCATGGACTTCAACAACTTGGCAAGCAAACATAATTTAAATATTATAGGGAAGCCACTGAATGGAATTTATGTCTTTAACGACAAAGGGTACTATAATTCACAAGACGAAGTGCCACTCTACTATGTTAATGGCAGACGGAAATATTTATCGTCCTTGGGAAACCAGATTTACTCTCCCGGAGACCGACGGATACAGGATGTCGATGGGAACGGACAGGTTGCAACCATCATACCGCTTTTGGAAGACCGGGTGTACGGGGGCTCTCCCCTCCCACTCGCGTTTGGAGGGATTGCCTCCACGCTGAAATGGAAAGGGATTGATGTAAACCTATTGTTCTCTTACAAGCTGGGAAGACACGTTTTGAACGCGGGAAGAGGTGCTTCGGTCGGTACTATTCTGAGAGCAAATACAGCCGAAATGATGGTCCCGATTCTAGCCGATCTTGACAAGGTTTCTTTCTGGCAGAAACCCGGTGACAATGCCGACTTTCCAATCAACGAGCTGGAAAACGGGAAGAATAATTTCGCCACGAATTTGAAAAGTAACGTGGAGAAAATCAATTATTTGAAACTAAAAAGTATCTCGATCGGGTACATACTACCCGTGTTCCCAAAACAATCAAAACATTACGCCCGTGTATTCATGTCCGTGGAGAACGTGTTCACCATCACCAACTCTTCGAGTCCCGATCCGGAGTCCATCGACATCGTGACCGGGGTTGACTCGAACAACAACTACCCGTTGGCGACAAGATTCACACTAGGATTAACTTTAAATTTATAA
- a CDS encoding TIR domain-containing protein has protein sequence MGHKIFISYKYGDTSVKHLERTPWYESTKVRHYVDELQDKLEDDDHINKGELDGEDLSNFKDSTVESKLRNKIFDSSISIVLISPNMKELNKSEDEQWIPWEVSYSLRETARNDRTSRRNGILAVVLPDINGRYDYMLEPKMCCQSGCTLWHTNKLFKVLRANMFNQIKKTYSNCNIGDNVYRGYVSYIHMVRWDSFINNISFWINEVKKIQDKKDEYDIHINV, from the coding sequence ATGGGACATAAGATTTTTATATCATATAAATATGGTGATACTTCTGTGAAGCATCTTGAAAGAACACCTTGGTACGAATCAACTAAAGTTCGTCACTATGTTGATGAACTACAAGATAAGCTTGAAGATGATGATCATATTAATAAAGGAGAACTAGACGGTGAAGACCTATCCAATTTTAAAGACTCCACTGTGGAGTCAAAACTAAGAAATAAAATTTTTGATAGTAGCATCTCTATTGTACTCATCTCTCCTAATATGAAAGAGTTAAACAAAAGCGAAGATGAACAATGGATTCCTTGGGAAGTGTCTTATTCACTAAGAGAGACAGCTCGAAATGACAGAACTAGCAGAAGAAATGGTATACTAGCAGTTGTTCTTCCTGATATTAATGGTAGGTATGATTATATGCTCGAACCGAAGATGTGTTGTCAGTCAGGGTGTACGTTATGGCATACAAATAAACTATTCAAAGTCTTACGTGCGAATATGTTTAATCAAATAAAGAAAACATATTCAAATTGTAATATTGGTGACAATGTTTACCGTGGTTATGTCAGTTATATACATATGGTTAGATGGGATAGTTTCATTAACAATATTAGCTTTTGGATTAATGAAGTTAAAAAGATTCAAGACAAAAAAGACGAATACGATATTCACATTAATGTTTAA
- a CDS encoding DUF262 domain-containing protein: MDVSPLNQNIDTLFANTTYYIDFYQRQYKWDSVPVVRLLDDIFYKFTEEHKRYANSMLPSDQIINKYAWYYMNTYVTNLDAETNRLYIVDGQQRLTTLTLILVKLYHQAETFASDLKDWIADKIVGRSGYKKTFWLNHEIHEPTLKALFDGDEDVPTNTGITAENLEKNYKVISKRLDKELTNKTVFERFVFYFMYRLVIINLKVEQTDVPMVFEVINDRGVRLKPYEILKGKLLGQIDKEELNVLKFNELWDGQVSKINRNNPDAIDSFFIYLLKAKFSNTIGESRKFDREYHRALFAETSLNLDHNPNNVKKFLQNDFLYYSSLYVKLVKYTTELNHEFEHVYYNSLTDRGQQFLLIMSACNVDDVQEKEKIQCVSYHIDRLFCLLQLQRAYDSNKFNEKMYDISSRIREVDILEIPAIFDSALLEMLKYKYSNNDLNVVFSYGYFKETGIDLDKRFKRYFFARVEEFIAKNTKMDMRHNLYNLVVNTGSTNGFHIEHILAENEENYELFGNDEERFKSERNRLGGLLLLKGKDNISSNNETYGKKLESYANTLYWNETLRQDSYKSHLDFTNWIQSSKLNFRPMDKFGPEELEERQKLLFEIIKHIWNE, translated from the coding sequence ATGGATGTATCTCCTTTAAATCAGAATATTGACACCTTGTTTGCAAATACAACATATTATATAGATTTTTATCAGCGACAATACAAATGGGATTCTGTTCCGGTTGTTCGTTTATTAGATGATATTTTCTATAAATTCACTGAAGAACATAAGCGATATGCCAATAGTATGTTACCAAGCGATCAAATAATCAATAAATACGCATGGTATTACATGAATACTTATGTAACAAATCTTGATGCAGAAACTAATAGATTATATATTGTTGACGGACAGCAACGTCTCACCACACTGACCCTGATTTTGGTTAAGTTATACCATCAGGCAGAAACTTTTGCATCAGATCTAAAAGATTGGATAGCTGACAAAATAGTAGGTCGATCTGGATATAAAAAGACTTTTTGGCTTAACCATGAAATCCATGAACCAACGCTCAAAGCTCTTTTTGATGGTGATGAAGATGTTCCAACGAATACAGGTATTACAGCTGAAAATTTGGAAAAGAACTACAAAGTGATTTCTAAACGACTCGACAAAGAATTAACAAATAAAACAGTGTTCGAGCGATTTGTGTTCTATTTCATGTATCGTCTGGTTATCATTAATTTAAAAGTGGAACAAACCGATGTGCCAATGGTTTTCGAAGTGATTAATGATAGAGGTGTTAGACTGAAACCATATGAAATACTAAAAGGTAAGCTCTTGGGTCAAATTGATAAAGAGGAGTTAAATGTGTTAAAATTCAATGAATTATGGGATGGTCAAGTTAGTAAAATCAATCGAAACAATCCAGATGCAATAGATAGTTTCTTTATCTATTTATTAAAAGCCAAGTTCTCTAATACAATTGGAGAAAGTAGAAAATTTGATAGGGAATATCATAGAGCATTATTTGCTGAAACTTCTTTGAATCTTGATCATAATCCCAATAATGTAAAAAAATTCCTTCAAAATGACTTCTTGTATTATTCTTCTTTATACGTTAAATTAGTTAAATATACTACAGAACTCAATCATGAATTTGAACATGTGTATTATAATTCGCTAACTGATAGGGGTCAACAATTTTTGTTAATAATGTCGGCATGTAATGTTGATGATGTGCAAGAAAAAGAGAAAATCCAATGTGTATCATATCATATAGACAGGTTGTTCTGTCTCCTGCAATTACAGAGAGCTTATGATAGCAATAAGTTCAATGAGAAAATGTATGATATCAGTAGCAGAATAAGAGAAGTTGATATATTAGAAATTCCTGCTATATTTGATTCTGCGCTATTAGAGATGCTTAAATACAAATACAGTAATAATGACCTTAACGTTGTATTTAGTTATGGCTATTTTAAAGAAACTGGCATCGATCTTGACAAGCGATTTAAGCGATACTTTTTTGCGAGAGTTGAAGAGTTTATAGCCAAAAACACAAAAATGGATATGAGGCATAATTTATATAACCTTGTCGTAAATACAGGTAGTACAAATGGATTTCACATCGAACATATCCTTGCTGAAAATGAAGAAAATTATGAATTGTTTGGAAATGATGAAGAACGGTTCAAAAGTGAAAGGAATAGACTTGGCGGTTTGTTGTTGCTAAAAGGAAAGGACAACATTTCAAGTAATAACGAAACGTATGGAAAAAAATTAGAATCATATGCTAATACACTATATTGGAATGAAACACTACGGCAGGATTCTTACAAATCTCACCTTGATTTTACAAATTGGATTCAATCATCTAAGTTAAATTTTAGGCCTATGGATAAATTTGGGCCAGAAGAATTAGAGGAAAGACAGAAACTATTGTTTGAAATAATTAAACATATATGGAATGAATAA
- a CDS encoding TIR domain-containing protein produces MILTENKLKELTLAADVLSEAHQQTRFFSIGQHASVFLSHKHDEISQLKRVAYILEELHASIYVDWLDNSMPKKTSGTTATIIKQQIQKYDKFILVATDGAIDSKWCNWELGYGDAQKFDLGKIALFPIAQNDGSWKGSEYMQIYPTIQYYSGTEKYSNGNLIPRGYYYCYNDKDGNYRIKKLYDWIVS; encoded by the coding sequence ATGATTCTAACAGAAAATAAGCTAAAGGAACTTACTCTTGCTGCCGATGTCCTCTCCGAAGCTCATCAGCAAACTAGATTTTTTTCAATCGGTCAACATGCATCCGTATTTCTTTCCCATAAACACGATGAAATTAGCCAACTCAAACGAGTTGCCTACATTTTAGAAGAATTACATGCCAGTATCTATGTTGATTGGCTTGACAATTCTATGCCTAAAAAAACATCTGGAACCACAGCAACCATAATCAAACAGCAAATTCAAAAATACGATAAATTTATACTAGTCGCCACAGACGGGGCTATTGATTCAAAATGGTGTAATTGGGAGTTAGGTTACGGAGATGCGCAAAAATTTGATTTAGGGAAAATAGCTTTATTCCCGATAGCTCAAAACGATGGTAGCTGGAAAGGTTCTGAATATATGCAAATATATCCGACTATTCAATATTATTCTGGAACAGAAAAATATTCAAACGGGAATTTAATACCTAGAGGATACTACTATTGTTACAATGATAAAGATGGGAATTATCGTATCAAGAAATTATACGATTGGATTGTATCATAG
- a CDS encoding helix-turn-helix domain-containing protein, translating into MKLNRIKTVLSEKGISQTWLAKQLDKSFSMVNAYACNRIQPNLETLQQIAEILQVDLKDLITDKKERLQ; encoded by the coding sequence ATGAAACTGAATAGAATAAAGACTGTTTTATCCGAAAAAGGTATTTCTCAAACGTGGTTAGCTAAACAGCTAGATAAGAGTTTCAGTATGGTCAATGCCTATGCCTGTAATCGAATTCAGCCTAATTTGGAAACCTTGCAACAGATTGCGGAGATATTACAAGTTGATTTGAAAGATTTGATAACCGATAAAAAGGAAAGGTTACAATAA
- the rhuM gene encoding RhuM family protein yields MNENNIPSIQSNFEQIKKRDAKGLEYWTSRELCTALGYSTYQKFNRTLNKAIAIANKKGCNTTEHFNPTFEMVKLSSGSFRKVENIYLSRIACLMIVENADSKKPQVQMAREYFKQEISTPELIDNSLSSNILLYKTKQGESRIEVIFNNETFWMSQKRMADLFGVETNTINNHLKEIFKSGELEESSVIRKIRTTELDGKNDDTLFYNLDAVVAVGFRVSSYQADQFRMWATSVLKEMIIKGFVLDDERLKQGKHFGKDYFDDLLERIREIRASKRRYYQKITDVYAECSADYDPKAETTLQFFKMVQDMMYWAASHQTATEIIYSRADAQKPHMGLTTWKNAPDGRGQKSDTIIAQNYLSDKEVSAFNRLSTAFLDLAELRAERQIISTMANWKKQLDDFLTLYEYDKYNDADIISTEQAKEKAYTEYDKFRLISV; encoded by the coding sequence ATGAATGAGAACAATATACCCTCTATTCAATCCAACTTTGAACAAATTAAAAAGCGAGACGCAAAAGGTTTAGAGTATTGGACTTCTCGTGAATTGTGCACCGCATTAGGCTATAGCACATACCAAAAATTCAATCGTACTCTAAACAAAGCTATCGCCATTGCCAATAAGAAAGGTTGTAACACTACCGAGCATTTTAATCCTACGTTTGAGATGGTCAAACTAAGTTCCGGTTCCTTTCGTAAGGTCGAGAATATATATTTATCACGAATCGCTTGTTTGATGATTGTTGAAAATGCCGATAGCAAGAAGCCGCAAGTGCAGATGGCAAGAGAATATTTCAAACAAGAGATATCAACTCCTGAATTAATCGACAATAGTCTATCATCCAATATATTGCTATATAAGACGAAACAAGGAGAAAGCCGTATAGAGGTTATCTTCAATAATGAAACATTTTGGATGTCGCAAAAGCGAATGGCCGATTTGTTTGGTGTTGAAACGAATACGATCAACAACCATCTGAAAGAGATATTCAAAAGCGGAGAATTGGAGGAGAGTTCAGTTATTCGAAAAATTCGAACAACTGAACTTGATGGCAAGAACGATGATACTTTGTTCTACAATTTAGATGCGGTTGTTGCCGTTGGTTTTCGTGTGAGCAGTTATCAAGCGGACCAATTCCGGATGTGGGCCACATCGGTTCTAAAAGAAATGATCATAAAAGGATTTGTATTGGATGATGAACGCTTGAAACAGGGTAAACATTTTGGCAAAGATTATTTTGACGACCTATTAGAACGTATCCGAGAGATACGAGCTTCAAAACGTCGGTATTATCAAAAAATCACCGATGTCTATGCCGAATGTAGTGCCGATTATGATCCTAAGGCTGAGACTACCCTACAATTCTTCAAAATGGTGCAAGATATGATGTATTGGGCCGCTTCCCATCAAACGGCAACCGAAATCATCTATTCAAGAGCAGATGCCCAAAAGCCCCACATGGGACTTACCACTTGGAAAAACGCTCCTGACGGCAGGGGCCAAAAGTCGGATACAATTATCGCCCAGAATTACTTGTCCGACAAAGAAGTCTCAGCTTTCAATCGTCTATCAACCGCATTCCTTGATTTGGCCGAACTTCGTGCTGAACGGCAAATCATTTCCACAATGGCAAATTGGAAAAAGCAATTGGATGATTTCCTGACTCTATATGAGTATGATAAATATAATGATGCTGACATCATTTCCACCGAGCAAGCGAAAGAAAAGGCATACACTGAATATGATAAATTCCGCTTGATATCTGTCTGA
- a CDS encoding carboxypeptidase-like regulatory domain-containing protein: MKTKSLIVLATIVVIAMITCSFTMKSDVKWITVSGYVDNTNGDVISQVDVTCTLNSNNALLSKTQTDSEGYYSIQVRQSESCTLSFSHANYVPQDKIVSSSTDIDDMNVTLRSQEE; the protein is encoded by the coding sequence ATGAAAACAAAATCATTAATTGTATTAGCAACAATCGTTGTAATCGCAATGATCACGTGTAGTTTCACAATGAAAAGTGATGTAAAATGGATAACTGTTTCCGGTTATGTTGACAATACTAATGGAGATGTTATAAGTCAGGTTGATGTAACCTGTACTTTAAACAGTAACAACGCCCTGTTAAGCAAAACTCAAACTGATTCAGAAGGGTATTACTCTATCCAAGTAAGACAATCTGAGTCCTGTACATTAAGTTTTAGCCACGCTAACTATGTTCCACAAGACAAAATAGTATCTTCTAGCACTGACATAGATGATATGAATGTGACCTTACGTTCCCAAGAGGAATAA
- a CDS encoding SLOG domain-containing protein → MAQKQLNIFLSASIPMLGRDERYFKTADTIAIRDSVLALASVALPKYKLIWGGHPSITPLIASILQHSGLDIHSSVILYQSTYFEQFFPLENESVAHIIKTNDMGDKDLSIEEMRKHMLGDNEFYAGIFIGGMEGVEDEYTMFTQLHPEAKVFPLASTGGAAKIIYDKYFAGKEPELCINLAYSSLFKDLLNL, encoded by the coding sequence ATGGCTCAAAAACAATTAAATATATTCTTGTCAGCAAGTATTCCTATGCTAGGAAGAGATGAAAGATATTTCAAAACAGCGGATACAATCGCAATACGTGATTCCGTATTAGCTTTAGCTAGTGTGGCATTGCCTAAATATAAACTGATTTGGGGAGGTCATCCTTCAATAACGCCACTTATAGCTAGTATTTTGCAGCATTCGGGATTAGATATACATAGCAGCGTAATTTTGTATCAATCTACGTATTTTGAACAGTTCTTTCCTTTAGAGAATGAAAGTGTTGCTCATATTATAAAGACCAATGATATGGGAGATAAAGATTTGAGTATAGAAGAGATGAGAAAACATATGCTTGGCGATAATGAATTTTACGCTGGAATCTTTATTGGAGGTATGGAAGGTGTAGAAGATGAATATACAATGTTTACTCAGTTACATCCAGAAGCAAAAGTATTTCCTTTGGCTAGCACTGGAGGTGCTGCCAAAATCATTTATGACAAATATTTTGCTGGTAAAGAACCTGAATTATGTATTAACTTGGCATATTCTTCATTGTTTAAAGATTTACTTAATTTATAA